In a single window of the Rhinolophus ferrumequinum isolate MPI-CBG mRhiFer1 chromosome 21, mRhiFer1_v1.p, whole genome shotgun sequence genome:
- the TMC6 gene encoding transmembrane channel-like protein 6 isoform X2: MAADMARSLTFLLNVPETPEDQGPEPSPYDESEMHDSFHQLIQEQSLWAAEEGLELQQLGSGASGSDHQALLGPEGTLAHSSATLRILASMPSRTIGRSRGAIISQYYNRTVRLRRRTSRPQLGHLGRSARPSLRLYDLELDSTALEEEEKRVLLVKELQGLTVAQRDHMLRAMPLSLAEKRCLREETRTPRGRQGRRGLPSCCNRFRYACVLALHDLGLGLLSVLQVLTPWRYALKQIGGQFGSSVLSYFLFLKTLLAFNALLLLPLLAFIVGVQAAFPPPPLGPVPNFTGLELLTGAGRFTDTVMYYGYYSNATLNQLCAAPLDGGQCTPEASSLPYNMPLAYLFTVGVAFFVTCITLVYSMSHSFGESYRVGSTSGAHAITVFCSWDHKVTQKWASRLQHDNIRTRLKELLAEWRLRRAPSSVCGRMRQLAVLGLVWLLCLAVTLGSTVAVYTFSEFMIKSPESTEREGALLALPLVVCLLNLVAPYLYRGLAALEWHDSPVLEVYVAICRNLILKMVILGILCYHWLGRRVGAVKDQCWENFVGQELYRFLVMDFSFTLLDTLFGELVWRLISEKLRRGKPEFDIARNVLELIYGQTLTWLGVLFSPLLPALQIIKLVLLFYVKKMSLTANCQAPRRPWLASQMNTVFISLLCFPSFLGAAIFLCYAIWQVKPSSLCGPFRTLDTMYEAGKVWVRRLEKAGPRVSWLPWIHRNLVENTFPIYLVSALLLAMIYLNIQVVKGQRKVICLLKEQISNEGEDKIFLINKLRSVYERKEKSRIGRTHEDATSPAVLTDDRDT; this comes from the exons ATGGCAGCAGACATGGCCCGGTCGCTGACCTTTCTCCTCAATGTCCCCGAGACCCCAGAGGACCAGGG cccagagcccagcccctATGATGAGAGCGAAATGCATGACTCCTTCCACCAGCTCATCCAGGAGCAGAGCCTGTGGGCGGCTGAGGAGgggctggagctgcagcagctgGGATCGGGGGCCTCAG GCAGTGACCACCAGGCCCTCCTGGGGCCCGAGGGGACCCTGGCCCACAGCTCGGCCACGCTCCGAATCTTGGCCAGCATGCCCAGTCGCACTATTG GCCGCAGCCGAGGTGCCATCATCTCCCAGTACTACAACCGCACGGTTAGGCTACGCCGCAGAACCAGCCGGCCTCAGCTCGGGCACCTGGGGCGCTCGGCCCGGCCCAGCCTTCGCCTGTACGACCTGGAGCTGGACTCCACGGCCCTTGAGGAGGAGG AGAAGCGGGTCCTCCTGGTCAAGGAGCTCCAGGGCCTGACGGTGGCGCAGCGGGACCACATGCTCCGGGCGATGCCCCTCAGCCTGGCCGAGAAACGCTGCCTGCG AGAGGAGACCCGGACCCCGAGGGGCCGGCAGGGCCGTCGTGGGCTCCCGTCCTGCTGTAACCGTTTTCGATATGCCTGTGTCCTG gccttGCAtgacctggggctggggctgctgtCTGTGCTGCAAGTCCTGACGCCTTGGCGCTACGCCCTGAAGCAGATCGGGGGCCAGTTCGGCTCCAGCGTCCTCTCCTACTTCCTCTTCCTCAAGACCCTGCTGGCTTTCAATGCGCTCCTGCTGTTGCCTCTGCTGGCCTTCATCGTGGGCGTGCAGGCTGCCTTTCCGCCCCCGCCCCTGGGCCCTGTGCCCAACTTCACCGGCCTGGAGCTGCTCACAGGCGCG GGCCGCTTCACCGACACCGTCATGTACTATGGCTACTACAGTAATGCCACACTGAACCAGCTGTGCGCCGCTCCGCTGGACGGCGGCCAGTGCACCCCTGAGGCCAGCAGCCTGCCCTACAACATGCCCCTGGCCTACCTTTTCACTGTGGGCGTGGCCTTCTTTGTCACCTGCATCACCCTGGTGTACAG CATGTCCCATTCCTTTGGGGAGAGCTACCGGGTGGGCAGCACGTCGGGGGCCCATGCCATCACTGTCTTCTGCTCCTGGGACCACAAGGTGACTCAGAAATGGGCTTCCCGCCTTCAGCATGACAACATCCGAACCCGGCTCAAG GAGCTGCTGGCCGAGTGGCGGCTGCGACGGGCCCCCTCGAGTGTGTGTGGGCGGATGCGGCAGCTGGCTGTGCTCGGGCTCGTGTGGCTGCTGTGCCTGGCGGTGACACTGGGGAGCACGGTGGCCGTCTACACCTTCTCTGAGTTCATGATCAAG AGTCCCGAGTCCACTGAAAGGGAGGGGGCGCTGCTGGCCCTGCCCCTGGTGGTCTGCCTCCTCAACCTGGTGGCCCCCTACCTGTACCGCGGCCTGGCCGCCCTGGAGTGGCACGACTCCCCCGTGCTGGAGGTATACGTGGCCATCTGCAG GAACCTCATCCTCAAGATGGTCATCTTGGGGATTCTTTGCTACCACTGGCTGGGCCGCAGAGTGGGCGCCGTGAAGGACCAG TGCTGGGAGAACTTCGTGGGGCAGGAGCTGTACCGGTTCCTGGTGATGGACTTCAGCTTCACGCTGCTGGACACGCTCTTTGGGGAGCTGGTGTGGAG GCTCATCTCTGAGAAGCTCAGGAGGGGGAAGCCTGAGTTTGACATTGCCCGGAATGTTCTGGAGCTGATTTATGGGCAGACCCTAACCTG GCTGGGGGTCCTCTTCTCACCCCTCCTGCCCGCCTTGCAGATCATCAAGTTGGTGCTGCTCTTCTACGTCAAGAAG ATGAGCCTGACGGCCAACTGCCAGGCACCCCGCCGGCCCTGGCTGGCTTCCCAGATGAACACCGTCTTCATCTCGCTGCTCTGCTTCCCCTCCTTCCTGGGCGCAGCCATCTTCCTCTGCTACGCCATCTGGCA GGTGAAGCCCTCGAGCCTCTGTGGCCCCTTCCGGACCCTGGACACCATGTACGAGGCAGGCAAGGTGTGGGTGCGCCGCCTGGAGAAGGCGGGCCCCAGGGTCTCCTGGCTGCCCTGGATCCACCGGAACCTGGTGGAAAACACCTTCCCCATCTACCTGGTGTCAGCCCTGCTGCT GGCCATGATCTACCTCAACATCCAGGTGGTGAAGGGTCAGCGGAAGGTCATCTGCCTCCTCAAGGAGCAGATCAGCAAC GAGGGGGAAGACAAAATCTTCTTAATCAACAAGCTTCGTTCTGTCtatgagaggaaggagaagagcag GATTGGTAGAACTCATGAGGACGCGACATCCCCGGCCGTGCTCACAGACGATCGGGACACCTGA
- the TMC8 gene encoding transmembrane channel-like protein 8, producing the protein MLRQWSVQSGQAHGEPAGEELWEQEMERLFCSRAPVRTLPYAMVDKRFIRQLREPPEGVKTSCWQRWQRRQQTAGRRLGEAVHRLAQGFGLWEGALYEIGGLFGTGIQSYFTFLRFLLLLNLLTLLLTSSFVLLPMVWLRPPDPGPALNFTLQCPGGTQLQTGVPNFHNQFWNVLTGRAFNNTYLFYGGYRAGPESSSAYSIRLAYLLSPLACLLLCFCGILRRMVKGLPQRLFLGQEYRSPLSAKVFSSWDFCIRGQEAATIKKHEISNEFKVELEEGYRFLLVQQQTRSQRACHLLTYLRVNVLIGLLVVGGISAIFWATKYSQDNKEEPLFVLLQYLPPGVIALVNFLGPLLFVFLVQLENYPPNTEVNLTLMWCVVLKLASLGMFSFSLGQTMLCIGRNKTSCESYGYDACDYQCWENSVAEELYKLSTFNFLLTVASTFLVSLPRRLLVERFSGRFWAWLDREEFLVPKNVLDIVAAQTVTWMGLFYCPLLPLFNSVFIFLTFYIKKYTLLRNSRASPRRFRASSSTFFFQLVLILGLLLASVPLGYVVSSIHSSWDCGLFANYSAPWQVVPELVALWLPPSGQRAVYFLGSHAFSFPLLIMLSLVLTVCVSQSQAKARAIHGLRKQLLWQVQEKWHLVEDLSRLLPEPGLADSLGPESPHCRSPRPRSFCPGFPCPGSPRPGPSLADPACIFHFPSSTDPTPAAT; encoded by the exons ATGCTGCGGCAGTGGTCCGTGCAGTCGGGGCAGGCCCACGGGGAGCCAGCAGGCGAAGAGCTGTGGGAGCAGGAAATGGAGCGGCTGTTTTGCTCCAGGGCACCCGTGCGGACGCTGCCCTATGCCATGGTGGACAAGCGCTTCATCCG GCAGCTGCGCGAACCGCCCGAGGGGGTGAAGACCTCGTGCTGGCAGCGGTGGCAGCGCAGGCAGCAGACTGCAGGACGGCGCCTTGGGGAGGCAGTGCATCGGCTGGCCCAGGGCTTTGGGCTCTGGGAAGGGGCACTCTACGAGATCGGGG GCCTCTTTGGCACTGGAATCCAGTCCTATTTCACCTTCCTTCGCTTCCTGTTGCTGCTCAATCTGCTGACCCTGCTTCTGACCTCCAGCTTCGTCCTGCTGCCCATGGTCTGGCTCCGCCCCCCTGACCCAGGCCCTGCCTTGAACTTCA CCCTCCAGTGCCCTGGTGGCACCCAGCTCCAGACTGGTGTTCCCAATTTCCACAATCAATTTTGGAATGTTCTAACTGGCAGG GCCTTCAACAACACCTATCTCTTTTATGGTGGGTACCGGGCGGGCCCCGAGAGCAGCTCTGCATACAGCATCCGCCTGGCCTACCTCCTGAGCCCTCTGGCCTGCCTGCTCCTCTGCTTCTGTGGGATTCTGCGGCG GATGGTGAAGGGGCTGCCTCAGAGGCTGTTCCTGGGCCAGGAATACAGGTCACCTCTCAGTGCCAAGGTCTTCTCCTCCTGGGACTTCTGCATCCGGGGGCAGGAAGCAGCCACCATCAAAAAGCATGAGATCAGCAACGAGTTCAAG GTAGAGCTGGAGGAGGGGTATCGCTTCCTGCTGGTGCAACAGCAGACCCGGTCCCAGAGAGCCTGCCACCTGCTCACCTACCTGCGGGTCAACGTCCTCATCGGCCTTCTGGTGGTCGGGGGCATCAGTGCCATCTTCTGGGCCACCAAGTACTCGCAGGACAACAAGGAG GAGCCCCTGTTTGTGCTACTCCAATACCTGCCCCCTGGGGTCATCGCTCTGGTCAACTTTCTGGGGCCTCTGCTGTTTGTTTTCCTGGTCCAGCTGGAGAACTACCCTCCCAACACTGAGGTCAACCTCACCCTTATGTG GTGCGTGGTGCTGAAGCTGGCCAGCCTGGGGATGTTCTCCTTCTCGTTGGGTCAGACCATGCTGTGCATCGGCAGAAACAAGACGAGCTGTGAGTCCTACGGCTACGACGCCTGCGACTACCAG TGCTGGGAGAACTCAGTGGCGGAGGAGCTGTACAAGCTGAGCACCTTCAACTTCCTGCTCACCGTGGCCTCCACCTTCCTCGTCAGCCTGCCGAGGAG GCTGCTGGTGGAACGATTCTCAGGCCGGTTCTGGGCCTGGTTGGACCGGGAGGAGTTCTTGGTGCCCAAGAACGTGCTGGACATCGTGGCAGCGCAGACGGTTACCTGGATGGGCCTCTTCTACTGCCCCCTGTTGCCTTTGTTCAACAGCGTCTTCATCTTCCTCACCTTCTACATCAAGAAG TACACCCTCCTGAGGAACTCCAGGGCGTCCCCTCGCCGATTCCGGGCTTCCAGCTCTACCTTCTTCTTCCAGCTGGTGCTCATCCTGGGCCTGCTTCTGGCCAGCGTGCCGCTGGGCTACGTGGTCAGCAG CATCCACTCCTCCTGGGACTGCGGCCTCTTTGCCAACTACTCAGCTCCCTGGCAGGTGGTTCCGGAGCTGGTGGCCCTGTGGCTGCCACCCTCCGGCCAGCGTGCCGTCTACTTCCTGGGCTCCCATGCCTTCAGCTTTCCTCTCCTCATCATGCTCAG CCTTGTCCTGACCGTGTGCGTCTCGCAGTCCCAGGCCAAGGCAAGGGCCATCCACGGCCTCCGGAAGCAGCTGCTATGG CAAGTCCAGGAGAAGTGGCACCTGGTGGAGGACCTGTCGCGGCTGCTGCCGGAGCCGGGCCTCGCTGACTCTCTGGGGCCCGAGTCCCCTCACTGTCGATCTCCCCGCCCGCGATCCTTCTGCCCTGGATTCCCTTGCCCGGGATCCCCCAGGCCGGGACCCTCCCTCGCGGATCCCGCCTGTATTTTCCACTTCCCCAGCAGCACGGATCCGACCCCCGCCGCCACCTAG
- the TMC6 gene encoding transmembrane channel-like protein 6 isoform X1: protein MAADMARSLTFLLNVPETPEDQGSPEPSPYDESEMHDSFHQLIQEQSLWAAEEGLELQQLGSGASGSDHQALLGPEGTLAHSSATLRILASMPSRTIGRSRGAIISQYYNRTVRLRRRTSRPQLGHLGRSARPSLRLYDLELDSTALEEEEKRVLLVKELQGLTVAQRDHMLRAMPLSLAEKRCLREETRTPRGRQGRRGLPSCCNRFRYACVLALHDLGLGLLSVLQVLTPWRYALKQIGGQFGSSVLSYFLFLKTLLAFNALLLLPLLAFIVGVQAAFPPPPLGPVPNFTGLELLTGAGRFTDTVMYYGYYSNATLNQLCAAPLDGGQCTPEASSLPYNMPLAYLFTVGVAFFVTCITLVYSMSHSFGESYRVGSTSGAHAITVFCSWDHKVTQKWASRLQHDNIRTRLKELLAEWRLRRAPSSVCGRMRQLAVLGLVWLLCLAVTLGSTVAVYTFSEFMIKSPESTEREGALLALPLVVCLLNLVAPYLYRGLAALEWHDSPVLEVYVAICRNLILKMVILGILCYHWLGRRVGAVKDQCWENFVGQELYRFLVMDFSFTLLDTLFGELVWRLISEKLRRGKPEFDIARNVLELIYGQTLTWLGVLFSPLLPALQIIKLVLLFYVKKVKVPAGPQEAVGPWSVGSQGGLLGWQTRSPGTWELAPDPRAMGLAAQGHPLGSVS from the exons ATGGCAGCAGACATGGCCCGGTCGCTGACCTTTCTCCTCAATGTCCCCGAGACCCCAGAGGACCAGGG cagcccagagcccagcccctATGATGAGAGCGAAATGCATGACTCCTTCCACCAGCTCATCCAGGAGCAGAGCCTGTGGGCGGCTGAGGAGgggctggagctgcagcagctgGGATCGGGGGCCTCAG GCAGTGACCACCAGGCCCTCCTGGGGCCCGAGGGGACCCTGGCCCACAGCTCGGCCACGCTCCGAATCTTGGCCAGCATGCCCAGTCGCACTATTG GCCGCAGCCGAGGTGCCATCATCTCCCAGTACTACAACCGCACGGTTAGGCTACGCCGCAGAACCAGCCGGCCTCAGCTCGGGCACCTGGGGCGCTCGGCCCGGCCCAGCCTTCGCCTGTACGACCTGGAGCTGGACTCCACGGCCCTTGAGGAGGAGG AGAAGCGGGTCCTCCTGGTCAAGGAGCTCCAGGGCCTGACGGTGGCGCAGCGGGACCACATGCTCCGGGCGATGCCCCTCAGCCTGGCCGAGAAACGCTGCCTGCG AGAGGAGACCCGGACCCCGAGGGGCCGGCAGGGCCGTCGTGGGCTCCCGTCCTGCTGTAACCGTTTTCGATATGCCTGTGTCCTG gccttGCAtgacctggggctggggctgctgtCTGTGCTGCAAGTCCTGACGCCTTGGCGCTACGCCCTGAAGCAGATCGGGGGCCAGTTCGGCTCCAGCGTCCTCTCCTACTTCCTCTTCCTCAAGACCCTGCTGGCTTTCAATGCGCTCCTGCTGTTGCCTCTGCTGGCCTTCATCGTGGGCGTGCAGGCTGCCTTTCCGCCCCCGCCCCTGGGCCCTGTGCCCAACTTCACCGGCCTGGAGCTGCTCACAGGCGCG GGCCGCTTCACCGACACCGTCATGTACTATGGCTACTACAGTAATGCCACACTGAACCAGCTGTGCGCCGCTCCGCTGGACGGCGGCCAGTGCACCCCTGAGGCCAGCAGCCTGCCCTACAACATGCCCCTGGCCTACCTTTTCACTGTGGGCGTGGCCTTCTTTGTCACCTGCATCACCCTGGTGTACAG CATGTCCCATTCCTTTGGGGAGAGCTACCGGGTGGGCAGCACGTCGGGGGCCCATGCCATCACTGTCTTCTGCTCCTGGGACCACAAGGTGACTCAGAAATGGGCTTCCCGCCTTCAGCATGACAACATCCGAACCCGGCTCAAG GAGCTGCTGGCCGAGTGGCGGCTGCGACGGGCCCCCTCGAGTGTGTGTGGGCGGATGCGGCAGCTGGCTGTGCTCGGGCTCGTGTGGCTGCTGTGCCTGGCGGTGACACTGGGGAGCACGGTGGCCGTCTACACCTTCTCTGAGTTCATGATCAAG AGTCCCGAGTCCACTGAAAGGGAGGGGGCGCTGCTGGCCCTGCCCCTGGTGGTCTGCCTCCTCAACCTGGTGGCCCCCTACCTGTACCGCGGCCTGGCCGCCCTGGAGTGGCACGACTCCCCCGTGCTGGAGGTATACGTGGCCATCTGCAG GAACCTCATCCTCAAGATGGTCATCTTGGGGATTCTTTGCTACCACTGGCTGGGCCGCAGAGTGGGCGCCGTGAAGGACCAG TGCTGGGAGAACTTCGTGGGGCAGGAGCTGTACCGGTTCCTGGTGATGGACTTCAGCTTCACGCTGCTGGACACGCTCTTTGGGGAGCTGGTGTGGAG GCTCATCTCTGAGAAGCTCAGGAGGGGGAAGCCTGAGTTTGACATTGCCCGGAATGTTCTGGAGCTGATTTATGGGCAGACCCTAACCTG GCTGGGGGTCCTCTTCTCACCCCTCCTGCCCGCCTTGCAGATCATCAAGTTGGTGCTGCTCTTCTACGTCAAGAAGGTAAAGGTGCCAGCTGGGCCCCAGGAGGCTGTGGGGCCCTGGAGTGTGGGCAGCCAGGGGGGGCTGCTTGGCTGGCAGACACGGAGCCCTGGGACTTGGGAACTTGCCCCTGACCCCAGGGCTATGGGGCTGGCAGCCCAGGGCCACCCTCTGGGGTCAGTCTCATGA